In Yarrowia lipolytica chromosome 1F, complete sequence, a genomic segment contains:
- a CDS encoding uncharacterized protein (Compare to YALI0F29821g, similar to DEHA0C16368g Debaryomyces hansenii and CA3388|IPF6755 Candida albicans) encodes MTRSKFTEYKQVLRNSCVGKPQYTEKDYPDLDGKNFLVTGATGGVGLEATKLLLEKKSHVIMVGRSKTKSQSTLDELQKTYSHGTFDFVEADLSDLTTVERAGEYIRSKYTTLDGAILNAGVMAPPYSLTPQGHESQWGINVVAHFLLSKYISPALISAAQTAPKDTVRLVWVSSSVVAMSPYEGGIKFDDINHSKVKNPSPWTLYSQSKIGDAYLAYLWSKHHPDSGVLSVSLDPGNLASDLSRHTSWLSSIKNYVLYPPKYGAYTELSALLNPSVKNNEHLIPWGIEGHLRQDVDDGRRGKDGEELWQGLNKDVEGFFKEE; translated from the coding sequence ATGACTCGATCCAAGTTCACCGAATACAAACAAGTGCTGCGAAACAGCTGCGTGGGCAAGCCCCAATACACCGAGAAGGATTACCCTGATCTCGACGGAAAGAACTTTCTTGTCACTGGAGCcactggaggagttggtctggaggccaccaagctgctgctagagaagaagagccatGTAATCATGGTTGGCCGATCCAAAACAAAGTCTCAGTCTACCCTTGacgagctccagaagacaTACTCCCACGGTACCTTTGATTTCGTCGAGGCTGATCTGTCTGACCTGACCACTGTGGAGCGAGCCGGAGAGTACATTCGAAGTAAGTACACCACTTTGGACGGTGCCATTCTCAACGCTGGAGTCATGGCTCCCCCCTATAGCCTCACTCCCCAGGGCCACGAGTCTCAATGGGGTATCAATGTGGTTGCCCATTTTCTGCTGTCCAAGTATATCTCTCCTGCTCTGATCTCGGCCGCCCAGACAGCCCCCAAGGACACCGTGCGACTTGTCTGggtgtcttcttctgtcgTTGCCATGAGTCCTTATGAAGGAGGTATCAAGTTTGACGATATCAACCACTCTAAGGTCAAGAACCCTTCTCCCTGGACCCTTTACTCCCAGTCCAAGATTGGAGATGCTTACCTGGCTTACCTGTGGTCGAAACACCATCCCGATTCTGGCGTCCTGTCCGTCTCTCTGGACCCCGGTAACCTGGCCTCTGATCTGTCCAGACATACTTCTTGGCTCTCCAGCATTAAGAACTACGTGCTGTATCCTCCCAAGTATGGCGCCTACACCGAGCTGTCTGCTCTGCTGAACCCCTCCGTCAAGAATAACGAGCATCTCATTCCCTGGGGTATTGAGGGACACCTTAGACAGGATGTCGACGATGGACGACGTGGAAAGGACGGAGAAGAGCTCTGGCAGGGTCTCAACAAGGATGTCGAGGGCTTCTTTAAGGAGGAGTAA
- a CDS encoding uncharacterized protein (Compare to YALI0F29843g, similar to Saccharomyces cerevisiae MES1 (YGR264C); ancestral locus Anc_5.41, similar to uniprot|P00958 Saccharomyces cerevisiae YGR264c MES1 methionyl-tRNA synthetase), with amino-acid sequence MSKLHIPTQAGGPVGVSGVVKTVAAVLKFAPKTPIVEDDNITVPFLEVGSTNLIEPNSVVRYLAGAKETVESNLLKYEQETIYRLLTGQAQTSLDESILKLSTITSGSAEEIIVFGSLFALNEKSGEAGKWVDERLASNETLAQAITRVKVKKAKKAVAAPVDLPLNTGEQNLSESFDAKKSSSEVIKPVPGQRNILITSALPYVNNVPHLGNIIGSVLSADVYSRYCKGRNYNALFICGTDEYGTATETKALEEKVTPKELCDKYHKIHKDVYDWFQIGFDYFGRTTTDKQTEIAQDIFMKLHDNGYLEAQKMTQLYCTQHNAFLADRFVEGICPKCGYEDARGDQCDGCGTLLNPFELIKPRCKLDGSSPEVRDSEHIFLSLDKLQKETVEWAQESAEKGDWSKNSRTITDGWLNNELHPRCITRDLVWGTPVPLEGFKNKVLYVWFDATIGYVSITANYSPENWKAWWNNPENVDLYQFMGKDNVPFHTVIFPATLLGTKQPWTKLHHLSTTEYLQYEGGKFSKSRGVGVFGNNAQDTGISPSVWRYYLLSARPESSDTQFSWDDFVARNNSELLANLGNFVNRVIKFSNAKYNGVVADFSTSELGDTFTLLKADVDGLLTKYNTLMENTKLKSAQDTAMAISSRGNQFLQDNKLDNSLFADHPAKSAAVVGVALNLIHLVSAVIAPFMPETAESIDKQLNAPARRIPDEFTIDILGGHHIGKAAYLFKRIDEKQIEEWRNKFGGQQ; translated from the coding sequence ATGTCCAAACTGCACATTCCCACCCAGGCTGGAGGCCCTGTTGGCGTTTCCGGCGTGGTCAAGACCGTCGCTGCGGTTCTCAAATTTGCTCCCAAAACCCCTATCGTTGAGGATGACAACATCACCGTCCCCTTCCTCGAGGTTGGCTCCACCAACCTCATCGAGCCCAACTCAGTTGTTCGATACCTTGCTGGCGCCAAGGAGACCGTTGAATCTAACCTGCTCAAGTACGAGCAGGAGACTATCTACCGGCTTCTGACTGGCCAGGCCCAGACGTCTCTGGATGAGTCTATTCTCAAGCTGTCCACCATCACGTCTGGATCTGCCGAGGAGATTATTGTTTTCGGCTCTCTATTTGCCCTTAACGAAAAGTCCGGTGAGGCTGGAAAATGGGTTGACGAGCGGCTTGCTTCCAACGAGACTCTGGCCCAGGCAATCACTCGAGTCAAagtcaagaaggccaagaaggccgtGGCTGCTCCCGTTGATCTGCCTCTCAACACCGGCGAGCAGAACCTGTCCGAGTCCTTCGACGCCAAGAAGTCCAGCAGCGAGGTCATTAAGCCTGTCCCCGGCCAGCGAAACATCCTCATCACCTCTGCTCTGCCCTACGTCAACAATGTGCCCCATCTTGGTAACATTATCGGATCCGTTCTGTCGGCCGATGTCTACTCCCGATACTGCAAGGGCCGAAATTACAACGCCCTTTTCATCTGTGGTACTGATGAGTACGGAACTGCCACCGAGACCAAGGCCCTGGAAGAGAAGGTGACCCCTAAGGAGCTGTGTGACAAGTATCACAAGATTCACAAGGATGTCTACGACTGGTTCCAGATCGGCTTCGACTACTTTGGCCGGACCACCACTGACAAGCAGACCGAGATTGCTCAGGATATTTTCATGAAGCTGCATGACAACGGATACCTcgaggcccagaagatgaCCCAGCTTTACTGCACTCAGCATAACGCCTTCCTTGCCGACCGATTCGTCGAGGGTATCTGCCCTAAGTGTGGTTACGAGGACGCCCGAGGAGACCAGTGTGATGGTTGCGGCACTCTGCTCAACCCCtttgagctcatcaagcCCCGATGTAAGCTTGATGGCTCTTCCCCCGAGGTTCGAGACTCGGAGCacatcttcttgtctcTCGACAAGCTGCAAAAGGAGACTGTTGAGTGGGCCCAAGAGTCCGCCGAGAAGGGAGACTGGTCCAAGAACTCTCGAACCATCACTGACGGCTGGCTCAACAATGAGCTGCACCCACGATGTATCACACGAGACCTGGTTTGGGGTACCCCCGTGCCTCTGGAGGGCTTCAAGAACAAGGTCCTCTATGTCTGGTTCGACGCTACTATTGGGTACGTCTCGATCACCGCCAACTACTCCCCCGAGAACTGGAAGGCCTGGTGGAACAACCCGGAGAATGTTGATCTTTACCAGTTCATGGGCAAGGATAACGTCCCCTTCCACACTGTCATTTTCCCTGCCACTCTGCTCGGAACCAAGCAGCCCTGGACCAAGCTCCACCATCTGTCCACCACCGAGTACTTGCAGTACGAGGGAGGCAAGTTCTCTAAGTCTCGAGGAGTCGGTGTGTTCGGAAACAACGCCCAGGACACTGGTATCTCTCCTTCCGTCTGGCGATACTACCTGCTGTCTGCTCGACCTGAGTCCTCCGACACCCAGTTTTCCTGGGACGACTTCGTGGCTCGAAACAACAGCGAGCTGCTTGCCAACCTCGGAAACTTTGTCAACCGAGTCATCAAGTTCTCCAACGCCAAATACAACGGTGTCGTTGCCGACTTCTCTACTTCTGAGCTCGGCGACACCTTCACTCTTCTCAAGGCTGACGTTGACGGTCTGCTGACCAAGTACAACACCCTCATGGAGAACACCAAGCTCAAGTCCGCCCAGGACACCGCTATGGCCATCTCTTCTCGAGGTAACCAGTTCCTGCAGGATAATAAACTCGACAACTCTCTGTTTGCCGACCACCCTGCCAAGTCTGCTGCCGTTGTGGGTGTGGCTCTTAACCTGATCCACCTTGTCTCTGCCGTCATTGCTCCCTTCATGCCCGAGACTGCCGAATCCATCGACAAGCAGCTTAACGCACCCGCTCGACGAATTCCCGACGAGTTCACCATCGACATCCTTGGTGGCCATCACATTGGCAAGGCTGCTTACCTGTTCAAGCGAATTGACGAGAAGCAGATTGAGGAGTGGAGAAACAAGTTCGGAGGCCAACAGTAA
- a CDS encoding uncharacterized protein (Compare to YALI0F29865g, no similarity): protein MSLPQNIPAAPGNENTPPRKRPSGTRKSSGTHSPQTYSPNYSPQGYTLCSNGWNSTSLPSTSYQALAEQLEIERTESDRIQRQVVELRAKCEKLQDAQVHNEATITARDLRVEELEQQYKRACEHRRNAEESLLGEQQLFITEKHQLFIKQSELEETISHLNKKLKAKDVELGEYQERESANASNSQASMAEAAKKEAEAAAQAAHARETALQKTVERLKQSITVLETSSEQIGLDFASKATAFDEEMRSLKEINNGLVEENEKLQMLVAEKMINGGLSLSNELEMALAEEDESEEDEEENECVVDQSNNQANEKIGDDEDEPAYTESTVSVTEYEKIRKELAKMRLEYRSLYATNEGLVSYVERMLNRLLEYEDFRDGVQKSTKIDAAKVGAFSRRVSSRGGPGSALEDYSLRVAKRGERRGGGSGANDNASIHSRDSTSSYNPLSTNLWSSALFKGGRKVSSGGAPARNVSLGIDGVETNSAANSAAPSTSTAEDCMSLKSDVSVSTSANGEDGDVCSPTASRKSSSQSQKGGLKPLNLRKNSGGTEHKKTAAAGLFGW from the coding sequence ATGTCGTTGCCACAAAACATCCCCGCGGCCCCGGGGAACGAGAACACACCTCCCAGAAAGCGACCCTCGGGCACTCGCAAATCGTCAGGCACCCACTCGCCGCAGACTTACTCTCCCAACTACTCGCCTCAGGGGTACACCTTGTGCTCCAATGGCTGGAACAGCACATCGCTACCTTCCACGTCATATCAGGCCTTGgccgagcagctggagattgagcgAACAGAAAGCGACAGGATCCAGCGCCAGGTGGTCGAGCTTCGAGCCAAATGCGAAAAGTTACAGGACGCCCAGGTCCACAACGAGGCAACCATCACAGCTCGAGACTTGCGGGTAGAGGAATTGGAACAGCAGTACAAGCGAGCTTGTGAACATCGACGCAATGCCGAGGAGAGTCTGCTGGGTGAACAGCAACTATTTATTACAGAGAAGCACCAGCTGTTCATCAAGCAGAGCGAACTCGAGGAGACCATCTCACATCTCAACAAGAAactcaaggccaaggatgTGGAGCTCGGCGAGTACCAGGAGCGAGAGTCTGCCAATGCAAGCAACTCTCAGGCCAGTATGGCAGAagctgccaagaaggaagcagaagctgcGGCCCAGGCGGCCCATGCTCGGGAGACGGCTCTTCAGAAGACCGTTGAGCGGCTCAAGCAGTCCATCACAGTGCTTGAGACTTCTTCCGAGCAGATAGGACTGGACTTTGCTTCCAAGGCCACTGCTttcgacgaggagatgcgatctctcaaggagatcaacaACGGACTGGTCGAGGAAAACGAAAAGCTGCAGATGCTTGTGGCCGAGAAGATGATCAACGGCGGTCTAAGTCTTAGCAACGAGCTGGAAATGGCTCTagcggaggaggatgagagcgaggaggatgaggaggagaacgagTGTGTTGTTGACCAGAGCAATAATCAGGCTAATGAGAAGATCGGTgatgacgaagacgagCCTGCTTACACAGAGTCGACTGTCTCTGTGACCGAGTACGAGAAGATTCGCAAGGAGCTAGCCAAGATGCGACTCGAGTACCGATCTCTGTATGCCACCAACGAAGGTCTCGTTTCGTACGTCGAGAGAATGCTTAACCGGCTACTGGAGTACGAGGATTTCCGGGATGGTGTGCAGAAGAGCACAAAAATCGATGCTGCCAAGGTCGGAGCGTTTTCTCGACGAGTTTCCAGCCGTGGTGGACCCGGGTCGGCCCTTGAAGACTACTCTCTGCGTGTAGCCAAGCGAGGCGAGCGACGAGGCGGTGGGTCTGGAGCCAACGACAACGCCAGTATTCATTCGCGTGATAGCACGTCTTCCTACAACCCACTGAGCACGAATTTGTGGTCTTCTGCATTGTTCAAGGGCGGCCGGAAGGTTTCCAGCGGAGGAGCCCCTGCCCGGAACGTTTCTCTCGGTATTGATGGCGTTGAGACCAATTCCGCAGCAAACTCTGCGGCCCCCTCCACTTCTACAGCCGAAGATTGCATGTCGCTGAAGTCGGATGTGTCTGTTTCTACCAGCGCCAatggtgaagatggagatgtcTGTAGCCCGACAGCGTCCCGAAAGAGctcttctcaatctcagaAGGGAGGGCTCAAGCCGCTAAATCTGAGAAAGAACAGTGGAGGGACAGAGCACAagaagactgctgctgcgggGCTTTTTGGGTGGTAG
- a CDS encoding uncharacterized protein (Compare to YALI0F29887g, no similarity) — MSAPIPQQLLQQPPPMLRNPHLESQRAPQSSQIPQTPQQSPRTLHDPPQQATDFWVLSSNLAANALYCAAFPLLTGLYAARGLSDEPVKPAKWETKLIKFFNTDVEKLNECYSPLVALGFPFFAAYSNSMGILSILWSNWIGLIQIGDDQHMLSLLQGAEQITKGFSWLAGFLSLGTLGIWTYRRQQRRSAQAPGKSRLWLIGAPEVSLAFVSLVFYPLVATPIYCV, encoded by the coding sequence ATGTCCGCCCCAATCccccagcagctgcttcaACAGCCTCCTCCCATGCTCCGTAATCCCCATCTTGAGTCCCAGCGAGCGCCTCAATCTTCTCAGATTCCCCAAACTCCTCAACAGTCCCCGAGAACCCTCCATGACCCTCCCCAGCAAGCCACCGACTTCTGGGTCCTCAGCAGCAATCTGGCTGCCAATGCTCTCTACTGCGCTGCCTTCCCTCTTCTTACAGGTCTCTATGCTGCTCGGGGTCTGTCTGATGAGCCTGTCAAGCCTGCCAAGTGGGAGACCAAGCTCATAAAGTTCTTCAACACTGATGTCGAGAAGCTGAACGAATGCTACTCGCCCCTGGTGGCCCTGGGATTCCCCTTCTTCGCCGCATATTCCAACAGTATGGGGATTCTGTCGATTCTGTGGTCCAACTGGATCGGTCTCATTCAGATTGGCGATGACCAGCACATGCTTAGTTTGCTCCAGGGGGCAGAGCAGATCACCAAGGGCTTCTCGTGGCTCGCTGGATTCCTCAGTTTGGGCACTCTTGGAATCTGGACCTACCGAAGACAACAGCGACGATCCGCACAGGCCCCCGGCAAGTCCCGATTGTGGCTCATCGGTGCCCCTGAGGTCTCTCTTGCCTTCGTCAGTCTCGTATTCTACCCTCTCGTTGCCACTCCTATTTATTGTGTATAA
- a CDS encoding uncharacterized protein (Compare to YALI0F29909g, weakly similar to uniprot|Q03104 Saccharomyces cerevisiae YML128c GIN3 unknown function) codes for MAVAPRILLSAITLFIGILLVSSPNRSSHNQVSTWSSQDLRSLLEDNGVTVPEKSNRDALLKEVRIHWNDLTSPLDQTSTTDLSKKLGIDVEQLSSNWKKSLGNLKNQADETWSAAWAKSSKLADNIYNDVNLWTWTFNSWSNKQLNDLLESAKIVVPSTATRSELIKDVKKNYQKIAEAAGVTGASPKPSYPANWLYNAWSDSDLKKWLDERGIPVPQGSKRNELIAAVRKNSRTLYVKGEQARDNLKKTFDISKEDVFDKAGKIRENVFDDWSNSELKYWADSHGIPVPQNSQKDEVLAIVRRNRQLLYNDYEDAKTTYKKKNHVPFVKRAEDLADQAFQEASKLWSESRLGSFLESRKVEAPEGATKDDLLKLVNRYRNAAGSQWDSLFESWDTKKLENWLSEQGQAAKGSHDQLVKEASKYINQAQHVLGEKYDVLSADLDKQYKEAKKTSFSEWSDSDLKAYLDTYGIPTYQGSTRNELLAKARKNLGLFTRGADPNIWIKAHDGINKFLVSTKYKLVDLADNVADHVHEHFQLLPGRIERFSSWLLAKATGKKVIVV; via the coding sequence ATGGCGGTAGCTCCTCGAATTTTGCTCTCCGCTATCACCCTATTCATCGGCATCTTGCTGGTGTCCTCTCCTAACAGAAGCAGTCACAACCAGGTCAGCACCTGGTCTTCTCAGGATCTCCGATCGCTGCTGGAAGACAATGGCGTGACCGTGCCCGAAAAGAGCAACCGAGACGCTCTCCTTAAGGAGGTCCGAATCCACTGGAACGACCTCACCTCTCCCCTTGACCAGACCTCCACCACCGATCTTTCCAAGAAGCTCGGCATCGACGTCGAGCAGCTCTCCTCCAACTGGAAGAAGTCTCTCGGCAACCTCAAGAACCAGGCCGACGAGACCTGGTCCGCTGCCTGGGCCAAGTCCTCCAAGCTGGCCGATAACATCTACAACGATGTTAACCTCTGGACCTGGACCTTCAACTCCTGGTccaacaagcagctcaacgaCCTGCTCGAGTCTGCCAAGATTGTTGTTCCCTCTACTGCTACCCGAAGtgagctcatcaaggatGTCAAGAAGAACTACCAGAAGATTGCCGAAGCCGCTGGTGTCACCGGTGCTTCTCCCAAGCCTTCTTACCCCGCCAACTGGCTCTACAACGCCTGGTCCGATTCTGATCTCAAGAAGTGGCTCGACGAGCGAGGAATTCCTGTCCCCCAGGGCTCCAAGCGAAACGAGCTGATTGCTGCCGTCCGAAAGAATTCCCGAACCCTTTACGTTAAGGGTGAGCAAGCTCGAGATaacctcaagaagaccttcgacatctccaaggaggatgtCTTCGACAAGGCTGGCAAGATTCGGGAGAACGTCTTCGACGACTGGTCCAACTCCGAGCTCAAGTACTGGGCTGACTCCCACGGAATCCCTGTTCCCCAGAACTCTCAGAAGGATGAGGTCCTGGCCATCGTCCGACGAAACCGACAGCTCCTCTACAACGACTACGAGGATGCCAAAACCACttacaagaagaagaatcATGTTCCGTTCGTCAAGCGAGCCGAGGACCTTGCTGACCAGGCCTTCCAGGAGGCCTCCAAGCTCTGGTCCGAATCCCGACTGGGCTCTTTCCTGGAGTCTCGAAAGGTTGAGGCTCCCGAGGGtgccaccaaggacgatCTTCTCAAGCTTGTGAACCGATACCGAAATGCTGCTGGCTCTCAATGGGACTCCCTTTTCGAGTCTTGGGACACCAAGAAGCTTGAGAATTGGCTCTCTGAGCAGGGACAGGCCGCCAAGGGCTCCCACGACCAGCTCGTTAAGGAGGCTTCTAAGTACATCAATCAGGCCCAGCACGTTCTTGGTGAGAAGTACGACGTTCTCTCTGCTGACCTCGACAAGCAGtacaaggaggccaagaagacctCTTTCTCTGAGTGGTCCGATTCTGACCTTAAGGCTTACCTTGACACCTACGGTATCCCCACCTACCAGGGCTCTACACGAAACGAGCTCCTCGCCAAGGCCCGAAAGAACCTGGGTCTCTTCACCCGAGGAGCCGATCCCAACATTTGGATCAAGGCCCATGATGGTATCAACAAGTTTCTTGTTTCCACCAAATACAAGCTCGTCGACCTTGCCGACAATGTTGCTGACCATGTTCATGAGCATTTCCAGCTCCTGCCCGGTCGTATCGAACGATTCTCCTCTTGGCTCCTTGCCAAGGCCACTGGCAAGAAGGTCATTGTTGTCTAA
- a CDS encoding uncharacterized protein (Compare to YALI0F29931g, similar to Saccharomyces cerevisiae TIM22 (YDL217C); ancestral locus Anc_2.65, similar to uniprot|Q12328 Saccharomyces cerevisiae YDL217c TIM22 subunit of the TIM22-complex singleton): MSAFGFPGGGAPTPPQGSFWDMTPEQQGMYSANLIMGTMQSCPGKSVMAGVTGFGLGGVFGLFMASMAYDAPVGMGVQTMSDLPFKQQMKIQFTDMGKRAWSSAKNFGFIGGVFSGTECCIESLRAKNDIWNGVAAGCLTGGGLAVKAGPQAALVGCAGFAAFSAAIDVYMRSDNKAPPSTDEDL, from the exons ATGTCAGCTTTTGGATTCCCCGGCGGCGGAGCTCCCACTCCTCCCCAAGGCTCTTTTTGGGATATGACTCCCGAGCAGCAGGGAATGTACTCGGCCAACCTCATCATGGGCACCATGCAGTCGTGTCCCGGAAAGTCCGTCATGGCTGGTGTCACCGGTTTCGGACTCGGTGGTGTTTTCGGTCTTTTCATGGCTTCT ATGGCTTATGATGCCCCCGTTGGAATGGGTGTGCAGACAATGTCCGATCTGCCCTTCAAGCAGCAGATGAAAATCCAGTTCACCGACATGGGTAAGCGAGCATGGAGCAGTGCCAAGAACTTCGGTTTCATTGGAGGTGTCTTCTCTGGAACCGAGTGTTGTATCGAGTCTCTGCGAGCCAAAAACGATATTTGGAATGGTGTGGCTGCCGGATGTCTAACTGGTGGAGGCCTGGCCGTCAAGGCTGGCCCCCAGGCCGCTCTTGTTGGCTGTGCCGGTTTCGCCGCCTTTTCTGCAGCCATCGATGTCTACATGAGATCCGATAACaaggctcctccttccactgATGAAGATCTTTAA
- a CDS encoding uncharacterized protein (Compare to YALI0F29975g, weakly similar to uniprot|P38004 Chlamydia trachomatis 3- oxoacyl-[acyl-carrier protein] reductase): MSLRNTTALITGGSGGIGYRISKAFASAGARVIILSHKKEEIDTALFALPERLEGEKHHEGIVHNVTSEQPPAGVDFSEVDVLVNCAGISLTGLLSTTSTKDIQNVVNVNLVGTMFMTKFAMEAWQKRYPERAASDRKAEGNGCIINISSILGLRAVSPGLSIYAATKTALIMFTKSMCVEGGRMAIRSNAICPGYVRTEMTKAHELSFKTPLQEFGDTGDVSVESIANAAMYFATNPQVSGSILSVDKGICAN; this comes from the coding sequence ATGTCTCTCAGAAACACCACCGCTCTGATCACTGGAGGATCCGGAGGTATTGGATACAGAATTTCAAAGGCCTTTGCCAGCGCAGGAGCTCGAGTTATCATCCTGTCTCACAAGAAAGAAGAAATTGATACTGCTCTGTTCGCTTTACCTGAACGACTTGAGGGAGAGAAGCATCATGAAGGCATTGTCCACAACGTCACCTCGGAACAACCTCCTGCTGGAGTAGACTTCTCTGAAGTAGATGTTCTTGTCAACTGTGCCGGCATTTCTCTCACCGGTCTACTCTCAACCACATCAACTAAAGATATACAAAATGTTGTCAACGTCAATCTAGTGGGAACCATGTTCATGACCAAGTTCGCCATGGAAGCCTGGCAGAAAAGATACCCTGAAAGAGCTGCTTCAGATAGAAAGGCGGAAGGAAATGGCTGTATCATTAACATTTCTTCCATTCTCGGACTTAGAGCCGTCTCTCCTGGTTTGTCTATCTACGCAGCTACAAAGACTGCTCTTATCATGTTCACCAAGAGCATGTGTGTGGAGGGAGGGAGAATGGCTATCAGATCCAACGCTATTTGTCCAGGATACGTCAGAACTGAAATGACCAAGGCTCATGAACTGTCTTTCAAGACTCCTCTCCAGGAGTTTGGAGACACTGGAGATGTGTCAGTAGAGAGCATTGCCAATGCTGCCATGTATTTCGCTACCAATCCTCAGGTTAGTGGCTCAATCCTCAGTGTTGACAAGGGAATTTGCGCCAACTGA